The Gloeobacter morelensis MG652769 genome contains the following window.
CGCACCGGACGAGTCCCTGGTGCCGCTGGCGCGAGCGCTTCAGCTACGCCGCCGCCTACGCGGGCTGGCGGTGGGTGATGTGGACGCGCCGGCACAACCCCGAAGCCCTGGCGCGCGTCGAACTGGTGCGCAAGTACCAGCACCCCTACGCCCTTTTCGGTTCCTCCGACGCCGGGAGCGGGGTAGACTGCGTAAAGTAATCCGCCAGGTGCTCGGATGGCTCCGCTGGTCTGCAACTACTACGTCACCTACAAGTGCAACGCCCGTTGCCACTTTTGCGATATCTGGGCGCTGACGCCGCCGCCGGAGTCGAGCTACCAGACCATTTGCGCCAATTTGCGCGATCTCAAGCGCCTTGGCGTCAAATACGTCGACTTTACCGGCGGCGAGCCGCTCCTGCGGCCCGATATCGTCGAACTTTACGCCGAATCTAAGCGCCTGGGCCTGATGACCACCCTGACCACCAACACGATCCTCTACCCCAAAAAAGCCGAAGCCCTGCGGGGGTTGGTCGACTTTTTGAATTTTTCTCTGGACGGTCCCGACGCCGCTTCCCACAACCAGTCGCGGGGGGTGGACATCTTCGAGCGACTCATCGAATCGGTGCACCTGGCGCGCGCTCTGGGCGAGTACCCGACGCTCAACTTCACCGTCACCGCCCAAAATTTCGCCCGCATCGGCGAGGTGGCCGAACTGGCCCGCCGCCTGGAGGTGCGCGTCTGGCTCAACCCGGCTTTTACCGCCCACGAACATTACAACAGCGCCAAAAATCCGACACCCGCGATCGTGGCGGCCATCCGCGGCGCGGCCGAGCGCTACCGGGGCACGGTGGGCTACAACCGGGCCGCCCTCGCTCTGATCGAAGCTGGGGGCAACGACACCACCAGACCCCGCTGCAAAGCGGTCGATGCAGTGA
Protein-coding sequences here:
- a CDS encoding radical SAM protein — protein: MAPLVCNYYVTYKCNARCHFCDIWALTPPPESSYQTICANLRDLKRLGVKYVDFTGGEPLLRPDIVELYAESKRLGLMTTLTTNTILYPKKAEALRGLVDFLNFSLDGPDAASHNQSRGVDIFERLIESVHLARALGEYPTLNFTVTAQNFARIGEVAELARRLEVRVWLNPAFTAHEHYNSAKNPTPAIVAAIRGAAERYRGTVGYNRAALALIEAGGNDTTRPRCKAVDAVIVISPDDKLLLPCYHFAQHAAPIGGRLYDLYTEGEKVQEYRTSQGKLKVCESCTVWCYLIPSFFKGLDRYTLLNGFTYADEFFARRRGRRGVAV